From a single Rutidosis leptorrhynchoides isolate AG116_Rl617_1_P2 chromosome 5, CSIRO_AGI_Rlap_v1, whole genome shotgun sequence genomic region:
- the LOC139847622 gene encoding eukaryotic translation initiation factor 6-2-like, with amino-acid sequence MATRLRFENSCEIGVFTKLTNAYCLVANEGSDSFYSVFESELADVIPVVKTSIGGTRIVGRLCIGNKKGLLLPHTTTDQELQHLKNSLPDAVVVQRINERLSALGNCMACNDHVALTHTDLDKETEDMIADVLGVEVFRQTIAGNVLVGSYCAFTNKGGLVHPHTSIEDLEELSTLLQVPLVVGTVNRGSEVIAGGLTVNDWTAFCGSDTTATELSVIENVFKLRDAQQPKDIANEMKSSLVDTYV; translated from the exons ATGGCAACAA GGCTACGATTTGAAAACTCGTGTGAAATCGGGGTATTCACAAAGCTGACCAATGCGTACTGCTTGGTAGCAAACGAAGGCTCTGACAGCTTTTACAG TGTCTTTGAGTCTGAGTTGGCTGATGTCATACCTGTTGTCAAAACCTCCATTGGTGGTACAAGGATAGTTGGAAGGCTTTGCATCG GAAATAAAAAAGGCCTTCTCTTGCCACATACTACTACTGATCAAG AGCTTCAACACTTGAAGAACAGCCTGCCTGATGCAGTTGTAGTTCAACGGATTAATGAAAGGTTATCTGCTCTCGGTAATTGCATGGCGTGCAATGATCACGTCGCTCTTACCCACACCGATCTTGACAAG GAAACAGAGGATATGATAGCCGATGTGCTCGGTGTTGAAGTTTTTAGGCAGACAATTGCAGGCAACGTTCTTGTAGGCAGTTATTGTGCCTTTACAAACAAAGGTGGGTTGGTCCACCCACACACATCTATTGAAGATCTTGAAGAGCTTTCAACGCTCCTTCAGGTCCCTTTGGTTGTAGGGACCGTGAACCGGGGTAGTGAAGTTATTGCTGGTGGGTTAACCGTTAACGATTGGACCGCGTTTTGTGGGTCCGATACTACTGCAACTGAACTTTCAGTGATTGAAAATGTTTTTAAGTTGAGAGACGCTCAACAACCCAAGGATATTGCTAATGAGATGAAGTCGTCGTTAGTGGACACGTATGTTTGA